The Spirosoma radiotolerans genome has a window encoding:
- a CDS encoding GLPGLI family protein has product MKNIVILLCLLTSLATMAQKNEGVVTYVRKDHWLKITNRLTFLSQEEKDRETQTWKNWEADNKGDKMKLAFSPKESLYTYNSDEPEEGGYSRRKGEFYLYRNFEKDKKIDIIEMLGKTYIVDDSLHAPAWKIGNQIKEVAGYICMKAETEDPIKKQKITAWFAQDIPVSAGPERMNGLPGLILELDINDGDVTIEAANVAFRSLTPDDLKLPKQKGKKLTDAAYDALIKQHIIDRISARQTPYGWAGIRY; this is encoded by the coding sequence ATGAAAAATATAGTCATACTCCTGTGCCTGTTGACCAGTTTGGCAACAATGGCGCAAAAAAATGAAGGTGTCGTTACCTATGTTCGAAAAGACCACTGGTTGAAAATTACTAACCGCTTAACGTTTCTGAGCCAGGAAGAGAAAGACCGCGAAACGCAAACCTGGAAAAATTGGGAAGCGGATAACAAAGGGGACAAGATGAAACTGGCTTTCAGCCCGAAAGAAAGCCTATACACGTACAATAGTGATGAACCGGAAGAAGGGGGGTACTCTCGGCGGAAAGGGGAGTTTTATCTGTACCGTAATTTCGAGAAAGACAAGAAGATAGACATTATCGAAATGCTGGGCAAAACGTACATCGTTGACGATTCATTGCACGCCCCGGCCTGGAAAATTGGCAATCAGATCAAGGAGGTTGCTGGCTATATCTGTATGAAAGCCGAGACAGAAGACCCAATCAAGAAGCAGAAAATAACTGCCTGGTTTGCGCAGGATATACCTGTATCAGCTGGCCCCGAACGCATGAACGGCCTGCCCGGACTCATTCTTGAACTGGACATTAATGATGGTGACGTTACAATTGAAGCTGCTAATGTGGCTTTCCGCTCGCTCACACCCGACGACCTGAAGCTGCCCAAGCAGAAGGGGAAAAAGTTAACCGATGCTGCATACGATGCCCTGATCAAGCAGCATATTATCGATCGGATAAGCGCCCGCCAGACTCCATATGGCTGGGCTGGAATCCGGTATTGA
- a CDS encoding outer membrane beta-barrel protein produces the protein MKKLFLLAMLCLLSAALYAQSPPGITRFTLQGRAVDTSSVPLPSSTVMLLSAKDSSLVNFTRAGDNGAFAFKNIKVGNYVLKISYVGLIPYNAVIKPATEAVMDLGALKLKPITRELMEVVVRTAKAPLTIKGDTIEYNASSFKVPPGSTVEDLLRKLPGVQIDQDGNIRAQGQDVKKLTVDGKNFFGNDPKQATKNLQAEAITKVQVFNDKTEQAKLTGVDDGKKEKTINLELKEEFKKGGFGKVTAAGGPASNNVSARAEAKGIYNKFNAKHQFSLVGLGNNTNQQGLSRDDYQDFRGSNAYNSNQNADFGFSGGGFFYFSDSGDEGLGIPVSGRQGVGFSNNAAGGANYNFDTKEKKWSGSYYYNQTRLELDAQRLRDVTLPQSTYSTNETSNQVNFNGNHRVSLRYEKQLDTLNTLIFINNSRYGVGNARLFRIQDLTRSNGAATHNESTNASDQRQFATSNSFIFRHKMHKKGRSIAASATYEVNTNNANLILDSENTYSGPITAADKSADIHQDQRNDIVRSEYKASLQYVEPFAKRFTWETFFNFSLRYDEVDRDVFNRGDSRYVRNDTLSLYYKNNYVYNRLGSSVRYSYKGLNVSAGLAGQRFTLNGQFAPDQTSATFTPISRVFTTMIPNIGLNYDLKKNRYLYVGYNVSVQIPTSRDLQPVRNNSNPLYINQGNPNLLPQLGHNVNAYFNYFNPGNFINAYISLYGTKYVNQIVYSQKTDPQTLVTVITPENLSGGQNLGSYLGFGFPLKKTKATLDLNVGVGSGNTPARINDVINDTRFQNYNAGTRLSLTPADWLTFYANANFSITNNQFSISSNRNQIFTNNNFSGDLNLKLPHDLYINTSLNYRINKNEQLNFDQRIPIWNASVYHILGKAKRAEIRLTAVDMLNRNVAVTLNRGVNYTQSETIQTLARYFTIGFTYNMRGVQTKIRRDGFY, from the coding sequence ATGAAAAAACTCTTCCTGCTGGCTATGCTATGCCTGCTCTCAGCCGCACTCTATGCCCAAAGTCCACCCGGTATAACACGTTTTACACTACAGGGCCGAGCCGTTGACACCTCATCGGTACCGTTGCCTTCCTCGACAGTCATGCTGCTGAGCGCCAAAGATTCCTCGCTCGTCAACTTCACCCGCGCTGGCGATAATGGCGCATTCGCCTTTAAAAATATAAAAGTGGGCAATTACGTCTTGAAGATTTCGTACGTAGGTCTCATTCCTTACAACGCTGTCATAAAGCCCGCCACAGAGGCTGTGATGGACCTGGGTGCTCTAAAGTTGAAGCCCATCACCCGGGAATTGATGGAGGTTGTGGTACGAACAGCCAAGGCACCTCTGACCATCAAGGGGGACACGATCGAGTATAATGCCAGTTCATTCAAAGTGCCGCCGGGTTCAACCGTCGAAGATTTATTGCGTAAGCTGCCCGGTGTGCAGATCGACCAGGACGGCAATATTCGGGCGCAAGGGCAGGATGTGAAGAAGTTGACCGTCGATGGCAAGAACTTTTTTGGAAATGATCCCAAGCAGGCGACTAAAAACTTGCAGGCTGAAGCCATCACCAAAGTGCAGGTATTTAACGATAAAACGGAACAGGCCAAACTAACGGGCGTCGACGACGGCAAGAAGGAAAAAACGATTAACCTGGAGCTGAAAGAGGAATTTAAGAAAGGTGGTTTTGGTAAAGTAACTGCGGCCGGAGGCCCGGCTTCCAACAATGTATCGGCGCGGGCTGAAGCAAAAGGTATCTACAATAAATTCAATGCCAAGCATCAGTTTTCACTGGTTGGGTTAGGCAACAATACAAACCAGCAGGGACTCTCCCGCGATGATTACCAGGATTTTAGGGGAAGTAATGCATATAACTCCAATCAGAACGCCGATTTCGGCTTTAGCGGAGGGGGGTTCTTCTATTTCTCCGACAGTGGCGACGAAGGGCTGGGCATTCCGGTGAGTGGACGGCAGGGTGTTGGCTTCTCCAATAATGCGGCTGGTGGCGCCAATTATAACTTCGATACGAAAGAGAAGAAGTGGAGTGGGAGCTACTATTATAACCAGACCCGGCTGGAACTGGACGCCCAGCGGCTCCGGGATGTAACGCTGCCACAGAGTACCTATTCCACAAACGAGACAAGCAATCAGGTTAACTTCAACGGGAATCACCGGGTAAGTTTACGCTACGAAAAACAGCTCGATACACTCAATACCCTGATTTTTATCAATAACAGCCGCTATGGTGTTGGGAATGCGCGCCTTTTTCGGATTCAGGACCTGACGCGCAGCAATGGAGCCGCCACGCATAACGAAAGCACAAACGCCAGCGATCAGCGGCAATTTGCTACCTCCAACTCGTTTATTTTCAGGCATAAAATGCACAAAAAAGGCCGCAGTATTGCCGCCAGCGCTACTTATGAAGTAAACACTAACAACGCGAACCTGATCCTGGATTCTGAAAATACGTATTCCGGGCCGATCACTGCAGCCGATAAATCGGCGGATATACACCAGGATCAGCGCAACGACATTGTGCGCAGCGAATACAAAGCCAGCCTGCAATACGTGGAGCCCTTCGCCAAACGGTTTACCTGGGAAACGTTCTTCAATTTCAGCCTTCGGTACGATGAGGTCGATCGTGACGTATTCAACCGGGGCGATAGCCGATACGTCCGCAATGATACATTGAGCCTCTACTACAAAAATAACTATGTATACAATCGGCTGGGCAGCAGTGTTCGGTATTCGTACAAGGGACTGAACGTGTCAGCGGGTCTGGCTGGCCAGCGCTTTACGCTGAATGGGCAGTTCGCTCCGGATCAGACATCGGCCACGTTTACACCCATCAGCCGGGTATTTACAACTATGATTCCGAATATCGGCTTAAACTATGATCTGAAAAAAAACCGGTATTTGTACGTAGGCTACAATGTCAGCGTTCAAATACCAACGTCCCGGGATTTACAGCCTGTTCGAAACAACAGCAACCCCTTGTATATCAACCAGGGCAATCCCAATCTCCTGCCGCAATTGGGTCATAATGTTAATGCTTATTTTAACTATTTTAATCCGGGAAACTTCATTAACGCCTACATTAGCTTATACGGTACTAAATATGTTAATCAAATTGTTTACAGCCAAAAAACAGATCCTCAAACGCTAGTTACCGTTATAACGCCCGAAAACTTGTCGGGTGGCCAAAATCTTGGCTCCTACCTTGGTTTTGGATTTCCTTTAAAGAAAACGAAGGCAACGCTGGATTTAAATGTCGGTGTTGGATCAGGTAACACACCGGCCAGGATCAATGATGTAATTAACGATACACGTTTTCAGAATTATAATGCTGGTACACGGCTGAGCTTAACGCCAGCTGATTGGCTAACTTTTTATGCCAATGCCAATTTCAGTATAACCAATAACCAGTTTTCGATCAGTTCAAACCGGAATCAAATCTTTACTAACAATAACTTCAGTGGTGATCTAAACCTAAAACTGCCGCATGATCTGTATATCAATACAAGCCTGAACTACAGGATCAACAAAAATGAACAGTTAAACTTTGATCAGCGGATTCCGATCTGGAACGCGTCCGTGTACCATATTCTGGGCAAAGCGAAACGGGCCGAAATCCGTCTGACGGCAGTTGACATGCTGAATCGCAACGTAGCCGTGACCTTGAATCGGGGGGTCAACTATACGCAGTCGGAAACGATTCAAACCCTGGCCCGGTACTTTACCATCGGCTTCACGTATAACATGCGGGGTGTTCAGACCAAGATACGCCGGGATGGCTTTTATTGA
- a CDS encoding anthranilate synthase component I family protein — protein MNSVRVSVEDLSSWRWQALAWAIAEEAHEDGFVAFLNNNGIDYPNDPFPNRLFVGAKRVISFSENEATRDDVFDVLQQAHREKPAYLVGYLGYDLKNQLENLTSRNPDRLQFPDAYFVEPAWIIDFEESDVLGDALIIQGEGDTGALLKQLRSFVPIVSPVSFPASPVEIQCRVLSEDYLATVRRIQDHIRAGDVYELNYCIEFFAQQAGNIDPLGTYRALTERSPMPFSSFMKMGDRYVMGASPERFLKKTGDRILSQPIKGTVRRGQTPDEDMALRAYLLNSEKERAENLMIVDLVRNDLARSAQTGSIGVDELFGIYGFQQVFQMISTVSATLHERVSWAEAIRHAFPMGSMTGAPKIRSMQLIDDLEVSRRGVYSGAIGFITPEADFDFSVVIRTLLYNAESEYASFSVGSAITYDAEPEQEWEECLLKARAIRDVLASSFSSR, from the coding sequence ATGAATAGTGTTCGTGTGTCAGTCGAAGATCTGTCAAGCTGGCGTTGGCAGGCGCTGGCCTGGGCAATTGCCGAAGAGGCCCACGAAGACGGTTTTGTTGCCTTTCTGAATAATAACGGAATTGATTACCCAAATGACCCCTTTCCTAACCGGCTTTTTGTCGGGGCGAAACGGGTCATTTCGTTTTCGGAGAATGAAGCCACTCGGGACGATGTGTTTGACGTACTCCAGCAGGCTCACCGCGAAAAGCCAGCTTACCTGGTCGGTTATTTAGGCTACGATCTCAAAAATCAGCTGGAGAACCTGACCAGCCGCAACCCAGACCGACTTCAGTTTCCGGATGCTTATTTTGTTGAGCCAGCGTGGATTATCGATTTCGAGGAATCCGACGTTTTAGGTGATGCGCTGATTATACAGGGCGAGGGTGACACCGGCGCTTTGCTAAAGCAACTACGGTCATTTGTTCCGATTGTTTCTCCGGTTTCTTTCCCTGCCTCTCCTGTAGAAATCCAATGCCGGGTTTTGTCAGAAGATTATCTGGCTACTGTTCGTCGGATTCAGGATCACATTCGGGCCGGCGATGTTTATGAACTAAACTATTGCATCGAGTTCTTCGCTCAACAGGCAGGGAACATAGATCCGCTAGGGACGTACCGCGCTTTAACTGAGCGCTCTCCCATGCCGTTTTCAAGTTTTATGAAAATGGGTGACCGGTATGTAATGGGTGCCTCGCCCGAACGTTTTTTGAAGAAAACAGGCGATCGGATTTTGTCGCAGCCTATTAAGGGCACCGTTCGGCGCGGACAAACGCCCGACGAAGATATGGCTCTGCGTGCTTATCTACTCAACTCGGAGAAGGAGCGGGCCGAAAATCTGATGATTGTTGATTTAGTGCGGAACGACCTTGCGCGTAGTGCCCAAACAGGGTCGATTGGTGTTGATGAACTGTTTGGTATTTACGGATTTCAGCAAGTGTTTCAGATGATTTCGACCGTGTCGGCCACACTGCACGAACGCGTTTCCTGGGCCGAAGCCATTCGCCATGCCTTTCCGATGGGGAGTATGACCGGAGCTCCCAAAATTCGCTCCATGCAGTTGATCGACGACCTGGAAGTTAGCCGGCGGGGCGTGTATTCGGGGGCAATCGGCTTCATAACCCCTGAGGCTGATTTTGATTTCAGCGTCGTTATCCGAACGCTGCTTTATAATGCTGAAAGCGAATACGCGTCCTTTTCGGTCGGTAGCGCCATTACCTACGACGCCGAACCGGAGCAGGAATGGGAGGAATGTTTATTGAAAGCCCGAGCCATTCGCGACGTTTTGGCATCATCTTTTTCGAGCCGCTAG
- a CDS encoding NYN domain-containing protein, whose protein sequence is MPAEASRLTRIGVFYDGNYFLHVSNYYNYSHERRSRISISGLHAFIRRQVAEEEGVNERLCQIVDAHYFRGRLNAHEANQRGNQLFYDRLFDDILMSEGVVTHYLPVKTYQGYRQEKGIDVWLALEAFELAQYKKFDVVVLITSDGDYVPLIRKLNTLGSRIMVLSWDFEFLNEQGEKQVTRTSQDLLEEVSYPVAMHGLIDDRSRRNDMIIQNLFVKQQARPTFSAVSGSGNGSSFNNGNSFGELSAGDAYEEAYPSSDEPNYNLADTIDDDPEGRKISTIRSLKTGYGFVNYPPNNLFFHYTSLIDTDFNELQVDDEVEFTVGRNAEGKDIAVDVRLLPV, encoded by the coding sequence ATGCCAGCAGAAGCATCAAGATTGACCCGCATCGGGGTTTTTTATGACGGTAATTATTTTCTACACGTAAGCAATTATTATAACTATTCTCACGAACGTCGCAGTCGTATCAGTATTTCGGGATTACACGCGTTCATTCGTCGGCAGGTAGCCGAAGAAGAGGGCGTGAATGAACGGCTTTGTCAAATTGTAGATGCCCATTATTTCCGGGGGCGGCTCAATGCCCATGAAGCAAATCAGCGTGGTAATCAACTATTTTATGATCGCCTGTTCGATGATATTTTGATGTCGGAAGGGGTAGTTACACACTATTTGCCCGTAAAAACGTATCAGGGTTACCGGCAGGAAAAAGGAATTGATGTGTGGCTGGCGCTGGAAGCCTTTGAACTCGCTCAGTACAAAAAATTCGACGTTGTTGTGTTAATTACGTCGGATGGCGATTATGTGCCGCTGATTCGGAAACTCAATACGCTTGGCTCACGAATTATGGTTCTCAGCTGGGATTTTGAATTCCTGAACGAGCAGGGAGAAAAGCAGGTGACCCGCACATCGCAGGATTTGCTGGAAGAAGTTTCGTATCCGGTGGCCATGCACGGTCTGATTGATGACCGGAGCCGCCGGAATGATATGATCATTCAGAACCTGTTTGTCAAACAGCAGGCAAGGCCAACCTTTTCGGCTGTGTCAGGATCAGGCAATGGAAGTTCCTTTAACAACGGAAACAGCTTTGGCGAACTCAGCGCGGGCGATGCCTATGAAGAAGCGTATCCATCGTCTGACGAGCCTAATTACAACCTCGCCGACACCATCGATGATGATCCGGAAGGACGAAAAATTAGCACCATCCGTAGCCTCAAAACAGGCTATGGTTTTGTCAATTACCCCCCTAATAATCTGTTTTTCCACTATACCAGCCTGATTGATACAGACTTCAATGAATTGCAGGTAGATGATGAAGTCGAATTCACCGTTGGCCGTAACGCCGAAGGAAAAGATATCGCGGTTGATGTCCGACTGTTACCCGTCTAA
- the hisB gene encoding bifunctional histidinol-phosphatase/imidazoleglycerol-phosphate dehydratase HisB gives MQKIVFVDRDGTLIAEPQPDQQVDSLAKLDYIPKAISAMRKIAEETNYELVMVTNQDGLGTDSFPEDTFWPAHNKMMDTFAGENVHFAAVHIDRHFPRDNSTTRKPGIGMLTQYFEAAYDLANSYVIGDRLTDVQLAVNLGAKAILFLPPNGLSTVQAADVDGLTDAMQAAIALKTGDWDEIYEFLRLPIRTATVERNTKETQIRVDLNLDGRGRADIHTGLGFFDHMLDQVAKHSGADLTIHVNGDLHIDEHHTIEDTALALGEAYRRALGDKRGISRYGFLLPMDEALAQVGIDFSGRPWLVWNAEFKREKIGDMPTEMFYHFFKSFSDTALCNLNIKVEGDNEHHKIEAIFKAFAKAIKMAVRRDINELDNLPSTKGVL, from the coding sequence ATGCAAAAGATAGTATTTGTTGACCGTGACGGAACGCTCATTGCCGAGCCACAGCCCGATCAACAGGTTGACTCACTGGCTAAACTCGACTACATTCCGAAGGCGATTTCGGCCATGCGGAAAATCGCCGAAGAAACGAATTACGAATTAGTCATGGTTACCAATCAGGATGGACTCGGTACCGATTCGTTCCCCGAAGACACCTTCTGGCCCGCCCACAACAAGATGATGGACACCTTCGCCGGCGAAAATGTCCATTTCGCAGCCGTTCACATCGACCGCCATTTCCCGCGCGATAACTCAACGACCCGGAAGCCGGGCATCGGCATGCTGACGCAGTACTTTGAGGCAGCCTATGACCTGGCCAATAGCTACGTGATTGGCGACCGGCTAACGGATGTTCAACTAGCCGTAAACCTGGGCGCCAAAGCCATTTTATTCCTGCCACCCAACGGCTTATCGACTGTACAGGCTGCCGACGTAGACGGCCTGACCGATGCAATGCAGGCCGCCATTGCCCTTAAAACAGGCGACTGGGACGAAATTTATGAGTTTCTGCGTTTGCCCATCCGCACAGCTACCGTTGAACGTAACACGAAGGAAACCCAGATTCGGGTTGACTTAAATCTGGACGGACGCGGTCGTGCCGACATTCACACGGGACTTGGCTTTTTCGACCACATGCTCGATCAGGTGGCGAAGCACTCGGGTGCCGATCTCACTATTCATGTTAATGGCGATCTGCATATCGATGAACACCACACCATTGAAGATACGGCACTAGCGCTCGGCGAAGCCTACCGTCGTGCCCTCGGCGATAAACGGGGCATTAGCCGCTACGGTTTTTTGTTGCCTATGGATGAAGCGCTGGCCCAGGTAGGCATTGATTTTTCGGGTCGTCCGTGGCTGGTCTGGAACGCGGAATTTAAGCGGGAAAAAATTGGCGACATGCCAACTGAAATGTTCTACCATTTCTTCAAATCCTTCTCAGACACAGCCCTTTGCAACCTGAACATCAAGGTTGAAGGCGACAATGAACACCATAAAATCGAAGCCATTTTCAAGGCATTTGCCAAAGCAATCAAGATGGCCGTTCGGCGAGATATCAATGAATTGGATAACCTGCCCAGCACGAAAGGTGTTTTATAA